The Williamsia sp. DF01-3 genome has a window encoding:
- a CDS encoding MetQ/NlpA family ABC transporter substrate-binding protein, with protein sequence MTSTTERPTGSGDPGGFDIKSRRRLPLYIAIGVVVAVVLAFVGWRFWGGSDSKSPNETAGATLEIATAEGNAAEEALVDFIAEEVAPKYDLKIKFKGLADSTTINRAVSDGEVAGTIYQHKLWLGQVLEANPDFKEEAATPVFRWGFGIWSDKHTDPAQLPDGATVSLYSDPANEAQGLWLLERAGLIELNPAADKWKATQKDIVSNPKNLQFTLLDFAAQSRALPDIDAAVGYTEYYLAADIDIKKQIFAPPAPDEFAGQLTIGTKWKDTENIKKLVQVFKDPAVQEYLATNPQVKNILLPI encoded by the coding sequence ATGACGTCTACAACTGAGCGCCCCACCGGAAGCGGTGACCCCGGCGGCTTCGACATCAAGTCCCGCAGGCGACTTCCGCTGTACATCGCGATCGGCGTTGTCGTCGCGGTGGTACTCGCGTTCGTCGGATGGCGGTTCTGGGGTGGGTCGGATTCGAAGTCACCCAACGAAACCGCCGGTGCGACACTCGAGATCGCCACGGCCGAAGGCAATGCCGCCGAAGAGGCGCTCGTCGACTTCATCGCCGAGGAGGTCGCCCCGAAGTACGACCTGAAGATCAAGTTCAAGGGGCTGGCCGACAGCACCACCATCAACCGAGCGGTGAGCGACGGCGAGGTCGCCGGAACCATCTACCAGCACAAGCTGTGGCTGGGTCAGGTACTGGAAGCCAACCCCGACTTCAAGGAAGAAGCCGCAACCCCGGTCTTCCGTTGGGGATTCGGCATCTGGTCGGACAAGCACACCGACCCCGCGCAGCTGCCCGACGGCGCCACCGTGTCGTTGTACTCCGATCCTGCCAATGAGGCGCAGGGCCTGTGGCTGCTCGAGCGTGCCGGCCTGATCGAGCTGAACCCGGCGGCAGACAAGTGGAAGGCCACCCAGAAGGACATCGTCTCCAACCCGAAGAACCTGCAGTTCACACTGCTCGACTTCGCGGCGCAGTCGCGCGCGCTGCCCGACATCGATGCCGCCGTCGGCTACACCGAGTACTACCTCGCCGCCGACATCGACATCAAGAAGCAGATCTTCGCGCCGCCGGCACCCGACGAGTTCGCCGGCCAGCTGACCATCGGCACCAAATGGAAGGACACCGAGAACATCAAGAAGCTGGTGCAGGTGTTCAAAGACCCTGCGGTACAGGAGTACCTGGCCACCAACCCCCAGGTGAAGAACATCCTGCTGCCCATCTGA
- the purN gene encoding phosphoribosylglycinamide formyltransferase — MPSATPVTVVILASGAGSLASALLDAAEDDEYPADVAAVICDRDCPAEQSARRRGTPTAVVPLEGDRTEWDRRLTDTVAGYAPDLVVSAGFMKILGTHFLERFGGRTINAHPALLPSFPGAHAVAAALEHGVKVTGSTIHLVDGGVDTGPILAQAPVAISPGDDEITLHERIKMVERMLLVAVVRSIATKGVVIEGRKAHIP; from the coding sequence ATGCCGTCAGCCACACCGGTGACCGTCGTGATCCTTGCGTCGGGCGCCGGCAGTCTGGCGTCGGCCCTGCTCGACGCCGCAGAGGACGACGAGTATCCGGCCGACGTGGCGGCGGTCATCTGCGACCGTGACTGTCCTGCTGAACAATCCGCGCGCCGGCGAGGTACCCCCACCGCAGTGGTGCCCCTGGAGGGCGACCGCACCGAATGGGACCGCCGCCTCACCGACACGGTCGCGGGTTACGCTCCCGATCTGGTGGTGTCCGCCGGGTTCATGAAGATCCTGGGCACGCACTTCCTGGAACGTTTCGGCGGCCGGACGATCAACGCGCATCCGGCACTTCTGCCCTCGTTCCCGGGCGCGCATGCTGTGGCCGCCGCGTTGGAGCACGGCGTCAAGGTCACCGGTTCCACGATCCACCTCGTGGACGGCGGGGTGGACACCGGCCCGATTCTCGCCCAGGCGCCCGTCGCGATCAGCCCAGGCGACGACGAGATCACGTTGCACGAACGAATCAAGATGGTCGAGCGAATGCTGCTGGTAGCGGTTGTACGTTCGATTGCCACCAAAGGTGTTGTCATCGAAGGACGAAAGGCCCACATTCCGTGA
- a CDS encoding DUF5336 domain-containing protein, whose amino-acid sequence MSYQPGGSGYGSQQPYQGSQYPGAGQHESGQPSYNPGYGQQPGGEQAQNPGYGQGYGQPAQGYGQQPAGQQGYGQPSQPYGQQGYGQQPAQGYAQQGYGQQGYGQQGYGQSQGPKGLPADLAKYLAYAVGALGLINFFLGFAPAFDAEGFDVDQNNLFLRLPTAIALLGAAGLIALTTALLRQNAKLSGIVAALSVIGALVLLFQFFTKGDIDAGIGFILAIVFAVLQAAVAIAWLLTEAGIIKTAGSGASNASADTASTSTGQHSNSSLTGDQGTSYGQAGDQSSGYGQAGGYGAASSYGQSSGATAAGSGDQHSGGHQAAPGQSNPYAQSGYGQQGTDSGSIGLGKSDSGPAGSSDATTVVPSSPSSPSTGPGQPSTPSSAPGTSSFGAQPGASAPYEAPSTPSGEQPNPYGDQTTQFKSPER is encoded by the coding sequence ATGAGCTATCAACCCGGTGGGTCCGGCTACGGTTCGCAGCAGCCGTACCAGGGCTCGCAGTACCCCGGCGCGGGGCAGCACGAATCAGGACAGCCGTCGTACAACCCCGGCTATGGCCAGCAGCCCGGTGGCGAGCAGGCGCAGAATCCCGGTTACGGCCAGGGCTACGGTCAGCCTGCACAGGGTTACGGTCAGCAGCCGGCCGGTCAGCAGGGCTACGGACAGCCGTCGCAGCCATACGGGCAGCAGGGTTACGGCCAGCAGCCGGCCCAGGGCTACGCCCAGCAGGGCTATGGACAGCAGGGTTACGGACAGCAGGGTTACGGCCAGTCACAGGGGCCCAAGGGTCTGCCCGCCGATCTCGCGAAGTACCTCGCCTATGCCGTTGGTGCATTGGGCCTGATCAACTTCTTCCTCGGCTTCGCGCCCGCGTTCGACGCCGAAGGCTTCGACGTCGACCAGAACAATCTGTTCCTCAGACTCCCCACGGCCATCGCGCTTCTCGGGGCAGCCGGTCTCATCGCCCTCACCACAGCGCTCCTCCGGCAGAACGCCAAGCTCAGCGGGATCGTTGCCGCGCTGTCGGTCATCGGCGCACTGGTGCTGCTGTTCCAGTTCTTCACCAAGGGTGACATCGACGCCGGGATCGGCTTCATCCTCGCGATCGTCTTCGCGGTCCTCCAGGCGGCGGTCGCCATCGCGTGGCTCCTCACCGAGGCCGGGATCATCAAGACCGCTGGTTCCGGTGCCTCGAACGCCAGCGCGGACACCGCGTCGACCAGCACGGGCCAGCATTCGAACAGCAGCCTGACCGGTGACCAGGGCACCAGCTACGGCCAGGCAGGCGACCAGAGCTCCGGATACGGCCAGGCAGGCGGATACGGCGCGGCCTCCTCCTACGGCCAGAGCAGCGGAGCCACGGCTGCCGGCTCAGGTGACCAGCATTCCGGTGGCCACCAGGCTGCGCCCGGTCAGAGCAATCCCTACGCACAGTCGGGTTACGGGCAGCAGGGCACCGACTCGGGTTCGATCGGACTGGGCAAGTCCGATTCCGGGCCCGCCGGATCGTCGGATGCCACCACGGTGGTCCCGTCGAGCCCGTCGTCGCCGTCCACGGGTCCAGGTCAGCCGAGCACGCCGTCGTCGGCTCCGGGAACGAGCAGCTTCGGCGCTCAGCCCGGTGCTTCCGCGCCGTACGAGGCCCCATCGACGCCGTCGGGTGAGCAGCCGAACCCCTACGGCGACCAGACCACGCAGTTCAAGTCGCCGGAGCGCTGA
- a CDS encoding acetoacetate--CoA ligase: MDEFAEAVGAARGLTFDGYDDLWQWSVDRPEQFWRDVWDHFGVRATGGSTLGDADSDVLRVPETPDARWFPDVSLNYVDQILAHTDQDGVAIVGLSEDGRRTEITWSQLPEQIAGVAATLREMGVGRGDRVVAYLPHVPEAVIAFLATASLGAVFSGCGQDYAPAGAAGRFSQLDPLVMIWADGYHYGGKWIDKRGDSAELAGMLPTLTGQLIVRTAESDPEDADSADAAVEFSVAARRTADLKPEPVPFDHPLWVLFSSGTTGKPKGIMHGHGGVVLEHLKAVGLHGAMNRDDVFFWQTALSWMMWNYQVAGLLVGARIICYSGHPLNPDADRLWGLVESERVTYFGTSPGQLQASRKAGLHPGTDHDLSALRTIGSTGSTLAADLFIWVDQHVRESIPVSSISGGTDVVTAFAGGSPGVPVVPGELSARYLGVQLASWSAHCEPLIGEVGEMVITTAMPSMPVGFWNDPDGERYRKAYFDHQWATGPRPHVWRHGDWVTVTERGSIIIHGRSDATLNRNGIRMGSAEIYEVVEGIDQIAEGFVVGVDGPGGAYWMPLFVTLTPGASLDESLVAQVRSDIRRRLSPRHVPDEVIVAPGIPHTRTGKKLEVPVTAILAGRADVAVDPRSVDAPELLDWYRQQGREHSWK, from the coding sequence ATGGACGAGTTCGCCGAGGCGGTCGGTGCTGCCCGCGGACTGACGTTCGACGGGTACGACGATCTGTGGCAGTGGTCGGTGGACCGTCCCGAGCAGTTCTGGCGCGACGTGTGGGACCACTTCGGCGTGCGGGCGACCGGCGGTAGCACGCTCGGCGACGCCGATTCGGATGTACTGCGCGTTCCCGAGACGCCGGATGCACGGTGGTTCCCGGACGTCTCGCTCAACTATGTCGACCAGATCCTGGCGCACACCGACCAGGACGGCGTCGCAATTGTAGGGCTGAGCGAGGACGGTCGCCGCACCGAGATCACGTGGAGTCAATTGCCGGAGCAGATCGCCGGTGTTGCAGCGACATTGCGCGAGATGGGCGTCGGGCGAGGCGACAGGGTGGTGGCCTACCTGCCGCATGTGCCCGAGGCCGTGATCGCGTTCCTGGCCACCGCTTCGCTCGGAGCGGTGTTCTCCGGCTGTGGCCAGGACTACGCGCCGGCCGGTGCTGCCGGCCGCTTCAGCCAATTGGATCCGCTGGTGATGATCTGGGCCGACGGCTATCACTACGGGGGCAAGTGGATCGACAAACGCGGCGACAGTGCGGAGCTGGCCGGGATGCTCCCGACCCTGACCGGGCAGCTGATCGTGCGTACCGCCGAATCCGACCCGGAAGATGCGGATTCGGCCGACGCAGCCGTCGAGTTCTCCGTCGCCGCACGCCGTACGGCAGACCTGAAGCCTGAACCGGTGCCCTTCGACCATCCACTCTGGGTGCTGTTCAGCTCCGGCACCACCGGAAAGCCCAAAGGCATCATGCACGGCCACGGCGGTGTGGTGCTCGAACACCTCAAAGCCGTTGGCCTGCATGGTGCAATGAACCGCGACGACGTGTTCTTCTGGCAGACCGCCCTGAGCTGGATGATGTGGAACTACCAGGTCGCCGGTCTGCTGGTGGGGGCCAGGATCATCTGCTACAGCGGCCACCCGCTCAATCCGGATGCCGACAGGCTGTGGGGCTTGGTCGAATCGGAGAGGGTCACCTACTTCGGGACCAGTCCCGGACAGCTGCAGGCCTCACGCAAGGCCGGGCTCCATCCCGGCACGGATCACGACCTCAGCGCGCTACGTACCATCGGCAGTACCGGTTCCACGCTCGCGGCGGATCTGTTCATCTGGGTGGATCAGCATGTAAGAGAGAGTATTCCGGTGTCCTCGATCAGCGGTGGAACCGACGTGGTGACCGCCTTCGCAGGAGGCTCGCCAGGCGTCCCGGTGGTGCCGGGCGAGCTGTCGGCGCGGTATCTCGGTGTCCAACTGGCCAGTTGGAGTGCGCACTGCGAACCGCTGATCGGTGAGGTCGGGGAGATGGTGATCACCACCGCCATGCCGTCCATGCCCGTGGGGTTCTGGAATGACCCTGACGGGGAGCGTTACCGGAAAGCGTATTTCGACCACCAGTGGGCCACCGGCCCCCGTCCACACGTGTGGCGACACGGCGATTGGGTCACCGTCACCGAACGCGGATCGATCATCATCCACGGTCGTAGTGACGCGACGTTGAACCGCAACGGGATCAGGATGGGCTCGGCCGAGATCTACGAGGTGGTAGAGGGCATCGACCAGATCGCCGAGGGATTCGTGGTGGGGGTCGACGGCCCCGGCGGCGCGTACTGGATGCCGTTGTTCGTCACCCTCACCCCGGGCGCATCACTGGACGAATCGCTCGTCGCGCAGGTGCGTTCGGACATCCGGCGCAGGCTGTCGCCGCGACACGTCCCCGACGAGGTGATCGTGGCGCCGGGCATCCCACACACCCGGACCGGCAAGAAGCTGGAGGTACCGGTGACCGCGATCTTGGCTGGTCGCGCCGATGTCGCGGTGGACCCGCGGTCGGTGGACGCACCGGAATTGCTCGATTGGTATCGACAGCAGGGCCGCGAACACAGCTGGAAGTGA
- the purH gene encoding bifunctional phosphoribosylaminoimidazolecarboxamide formyltransferase/IMP cyclohydrolase, whose amino-acid sequence MSSDLQRKPFRRALVSVYDKTGLAELAEGLHAAGVEIVSTGSTAKKIAESGVPVLEVSELTGFPECLEGRVKTLHPRVHAGVLADTRKPDHLDQLKELGIEAFELVVVNLYPFTETVASGASPDECVEQIDIGGPSMVRGAAKNHPSVAVVVDPGDYATVLTAVADGGFTLTERQALAAKAFRHTADYDVAVASWMSSVVAPEPEGSLPTWIGKSWERSSVLRYGENPHQSAALFVGGSEAPGLAQAEQLHGKEMSYNNYTDADAAWRAAYDFGDPAVAIIKHANPCGIAVDDDIAAAHRKAHACDPVSAYGGVIAANRPVSMEMAEQVAEIFTEVVVAPGFEDGALSVLTRKKNVRVLLAQPPQRAGLELRPVSGGLLVQQRDILDASGDSPENWQLVAGDPADDATLADLVFAWRACRAVKSNAILLASDQASVGVGMGQVNRVDSAHLAVKRAGERAMNSVGASDAFFPFPDGLQVLIDGGVKAVVQPGGSIRDNEVISAAHDAGITLYLTGARHFAH is encoded by the coding sequence GTGAGTAGTGACCTGCAGCGCAAACCGTTCCGACGTGCACTGGTCAGCGTGTACGACAAGACCGGGCTCGCGGAGCTTGCCGAGGGGCTGCACGCCGCCGGCGTCGAGATCGTGTCGACCGGTTCGACCGCGAAGAAGATCGCCGAGTCCGGTGTACCGGTGCTCGAGGTATCCGAACTGACGGGCTTCCCGGAATGCCTCGAGGGCCGGGTCAAGACGTTGCATCCCCGGGTGCACGCGGGCGTCCTCGCCGACACCCGCAAACCCGACCACCTCGACCAGCTCAAGGAACTCGGCATCGAGGCCTTCGAGCTCGTGGTGGTGAACCTGTACCCGTTCACCGAGACAGTGGCATCGGGCGCGAGTCCGGATGAATGCGTCGAGCAGATCGACATCGGCGGTCCGTCGATGGTGCGCGGTGCCGCAAAGAATCACCCATCGGTGGCCGTGGTGGTGGATCCAGGGGACTACGCGACCGTGCTGACCGCGGTCGCTGACGGTGGCTTCACGTTGACCGAACGGCAAGCGCTCGCGGCGAAGGCATTTCGGCACACCGCCGACTACGACGTGGCCGTGGCCTCGTGGATGAGTTCGGTTGTCGCCCCCGAGCCCGAGGGCTCGTTGCCGACGTGGATCGGCAAGAGCTGGGAACGGTCGTCGGTGTTGCGGTACGGCGAAAACCCGCACCAGTCCGCGGCATTGTTCGTCGGTGGCTCAGAAGCCCCCGGGCTGGCGCAGGCCGAACAGTTGCACGGCAAAGAGATGAGTTACAACAACTACACCGACGCCGACGCTGCGTGGCGGGCCGCGTACGACTTCGGTGACCCTGCGGTCGCGATCATCAAGCACGCCAACCCCTGTGGCATCGCGGTCGACGACGACATCGCGGCGGCGCACCGCAAGGCCCATGCCTGTGATCCGGTGAGTGCATACGGCGGCGTGATCGCCGCCAACCGCCCGGTGAGCATGGAGATGGCCGAGCAGGTCGCCGAGATCTTCACCGAGGTGGTCGTAGCGCCCGGTTTCGAGGACGGCGCACTCTCGGTGCTGACCCGCAAGAAGAACGTACGTGTACTTCTCGCGCAGCCCCCGCAACGCGCGGGCCTGGAACTGCGCCCCGTGTCGGGCGGGTTGCTCGTGCAACAGCGCGACATCCTCGACGCGAGTGGGGATTCGCCCGAGAACTGGCAGCTGGTTGCCGGTGACCCGGCCGATGACGCGACCCTCGCCGATCTGGTGTTCGCCTGGCGCGCATGCCGCGCCGTCAAGTCGAATGCGATCCTGCTGGCAAGTGACCAGGCGTCGGTCGGTGTCGGGATGGGCCAGGTGAACCGAGTGGATTCGGCACACTTGGCGGTCAAGCGAGCCGGCGAACGAGCGATGAACAGCGTGGGCGCGTCCGACGCCTTCTTCCCCTTCCCGGACGGTCTGCAGGTGCTGATCGACGGGGGAGTGAAAGCCGTTGTGCAGCCGGGCGGTTCGATCCGCGACAACGAGGTCATCAGTGCCGCACACGATGCCGGCATCACGCTGTACCTGACAGGTGCGCGGCACTTCGCCCACTGA
- a CDS encoding AMP-binding protein gives MATPEPSHAEGLPQPPLLTVTIGESLRQTAERFGDNEALVDVPTGRRWTYREFRDQVRALAAGLARNGLVPGDRIGLWAPNCAEWVLTQYAAAESGLILVNLNPAYRQTEIEFALQQSGTRTVIAAPQFRDADYAGMLTTAIDNCPDLASVVLLGSDEWSELLSTATESELNVLDDIASTLTPDDPINIQYTSGTTGNPKGATLSHRNILNNGYLVGELCNYTDQDRICIPVPFYHCFGMVMGNLAATTHGSTMVIPAPGFDAAKTLDAVAGERCTSLYGVPTMFIAELALADFDTYDLSSLRTGIMAGSPCPAEVMRQVIDKMHMSEVSICYGMTETSPVSTQTRSDDTFDRRVGTVGRVAPHLEIKVVDPVSGDTVPRGDVGEFCTRGYSVMIGYWNQPDKTAEAIDGDGWMHTGDLAVMDDDGYVQITGRIKDMVIRGGENIYPREIEEFLYTHPDILDAQVIGVPDERYGEELMAWVQLRDGVSDFTVDDLRAFADGKIARHKIPRYVHVVEAFPMTVTGKIRKVQMRESALDILGIGR, from the coding sequence ATGGCAACACCTGAGCCCTCGCACGCAGAGGGGCTGCCGCAACCGCCGCTGCTCACCGTCACGATCGGGGAGTCGTTACGACAGACCGCTGAAAGATTCGGTGACAACGAGGCCCTGGTCGACGTTCCGACTGGTCGTCGATGGACCTATCGCGAGTTCCGTGATCAGGTGCGTGCGTTGGCTGCCGGCCTGGCACGCAATGGCCTGGTGCCTGGCGACCGAATCGGGCTGTGGGCCCCCAACTGTGCGGAATGGGTGCTGACTCAGTACGCGGCGGCGGAGTCGGGTCTGATCCTCGTCAACCTGAATCCAGCCTACCGTCAGACCGAGATCGAGTTCGCGTTGCAACAGTCGGGAACGCGCACCGTGATCGCTGCACCGCAGTTCCGCGACGCCGACTACGCCGGGATGCTCACCACCGCCATCGACAACTGTCCCGACCTTGCATCGGTGGTGCTACTGGGTTCCGATGAATGGTCCGAATTGCTCTCGACCGCAACGGAATCAGAGTTGAACGTACTCGACGACATCGCGTCGACGCTGACGCCCGACGACCCGATCAACATCCAATACACCTCCGGCACAACAGGTAATCCCAAGGGTGCCACCCTGTCCCACCGGAACATCCTCAACAACGGCTATCTGGTGGGGGAGCTGTGCAATTACACCGACCAGGACCGGATCTGCATCCCTGTCCCGTTTTATCACTGTTTCGGCATGGTGATGGGAAACCTGGCGGCCACCACCCACGGGTCGACGATGGTGATTCCGGCACCAGGCTTCGACGCTGCCAAGACGCTCGATGCTGTTGCGGGCGAACGCTGCACGAGCTTGTACGGCGTTCCGACGATGTTCATCGCCGAACTCGCGCTGGCCGACTTCGACACCTATGACCTGAGCTCCCTGCGCACGGGGATCATGGCAGGATCGCCGTGCCCGGCGGAGGTGATGCGGCAGGTGATCGACAAGATGCACATGTCGGAGGTGTCCATCTGTTACGGCATGACCGAGACGTCGCCGGTGTCGACGCAAACGCGCTCCGACGACACGTTCGACCGGCGTGTGGGCACCGTCGGCCGGGTTGCACCACACCTGGAGATCAAGGTCGTCGACCCGGTCTCGGGGGACACCGTGCCCCGCGGCGACGTCGGCGAGTTCTGCACCCGTGGTTACAGCGTGATGATCGGATACTGGAACCAGCCCGACAAGACGGCTGAGGCCATCGACGGCGACGGCTGGATGCACACCGGCGATCTGGCCGTCATGGATGACGACGGCTATGTCCAGATCACCGGCCGGATCAAAGACATGGTGATCCGCGGCGGTGAGAACATCTACCCCCGCGAGATCGAGGAGTTCCTCTACACCCATCCCGACATCCTCGACGCCCAGGTCATCGGGGTGCCGGATGAGAGATACGGTGAGGAGCTGATGGCATGGGTGCAATTGCGTGACGGCGTCAGCGATTTCACCGTCGACGATCTCCGCGCGTTCGCCGACGGAAAGATCGCGCGACACAAGATCCCCAGATACGTCCACGTGGTCGAAGCGTTCCCGATGACGGTCACCGGCAAGATCCGCAAGGTCCAGATGCGCGAGAGTGCGCTGGACATCCTCGGGATCGGCCGATGA
- a CDS encoding DUF6350 family protein, with protein sequence MASSTAENLAARLREMRRTRRADEVGAADSARALVRLAFGTTAVTLAILVVIAALTLVAVGDGLGSLPATVASMWLGIHQIPLTIGEVTIGVLPLAPTLLMVAAVARATTRATDVDRPHSEVTAVILSAIGGPLLATILSLAVVMDASTVMTIQSPDALLAFACTFAVHAVGAGIGVGIKWWSTLVVRAGVADWVLKGLRCGVVAVTALMTLGAMVVAVRLVINWSVAGDLLAAGNGWIGGLGLTLLSILYLPNMVIGAAGALVGAPVAVGGATVDLFGSQGGQVPPLPILAALPDGGAGPWTALLLIGIAGTALFVGRLCLDESLLRNIRMVVVAAATSSLFLVIASVLAGGELGVLGKVGANLPVAGVFMFGWIAVIGSVTALVYSALPSRRRARSNIIDDDYYDGDGRGDEGRSDTDDEGVESIPVVDEAAIEYVPVDEQTPLDDDHDHELPPEPGRPEVIVDGWDPEDWALDEVWDDTGSVVVDEPIDAAEGEELVSTDDFGTRRTR encoded by the coding sequence GTGGCCAGCTCTACAGCGGAAAATCTCGCCGCGCGTCTGCGTGAGATGCGCCGGACCCGCCGCGCCGACGAGGTGGGCGCCGCGGACTCGGCACGGGCACTGGTTCGCCTGGCGTTCGGGACCACTGCGGTCACCCTCGCAATCCTGGTTGTCATCGCCGCGCTGACCCTCGTCGCGGTCGGTGACGGGCTCGGCAGTCTGCCCGCCACCGTTGCGTCCATGTGGCTGGGCATCCATCAGATCCCACTCACGATCGGTGAGGTCACCATCGGGGTGCTGCCGTTGGCCCCGACCCTGCTGATGGTGGCTGCGGTGGCCCGGGCCACCACGCGGGCAACAGATGTCGACCGCCCTCACAGCGAGGTGACGGCCGTAATCCTCTCGGCCATCGGCGGGCCCCTGCTCGCCACCATCCTGTCCCTGGCGGTGGTGATGGACGCATCCACCGTGATGACCATCCAGAGCCCGGATGCGTTGCTGGCCTTCGCGTGCACGTTTGCAGTGCATGCAGTCGGCGCCGGAATCGGCGTGGGCATCAAATGGTGGTCCACCCTGGTCGTGCGCGCAGGAGTCGCCGACTGGGTCCTCAAAGGACTTCGCTGTGGAGTCGTTGCGGTGACCGCACTCATGACGCTCGGCGCGATGGTGGTGGCGGTGCGGCTGGTGATCAACTGGTCGGTCGCCGGCGACCTGCTCGCGGCCGGGAACGGCTGGATCGGTGGTCTCGGACTGACGTTGCTCTCCATCCTGTACCTGCCGAACATGGTGATCGGTGCGGCGGGCGCCCTGGTCGGGGCGCCGGTGGCCGTCGGCGGGGCAACGGTCGACCTGTTCGGATCACAGGGCGGTCAGGTTCCGCCACTGCCGATACTCGCCGCGCTTCCCGATGGTGGAGCCGGGCCCTGGACAGCGCTGCTGCTGATCGGGATCGCGGGCACAGCGCTCTTCGTGGGCCGGCTCTGTCTGGACGAATCGCTGCTGCGCAACATCCGGATGGTGGTGGTCGCGGCCGCGACCTCGTCACTCTTCCTGGTCATCGCCAGCGTGCTGGCTGGTGGCGAGTTGGGCGTTCTGGGCAAGGTCGGCGCCAACCTGCCGGTGGCCGGGGTGTTCATGTTCGGGTGGATCGCCGTGATCGGATCGGTGACGGCCCTGGTGTACAGCGCGTTGCCGAGCAGACGCCGTGCCCGGTCGAACATCATCGACGATGACTACTACGACGGCGACGGCCGTGGCGATGAAGGCCGTTCGGACACCGACGACGAGGGCGTCGAGTCGATTCCGGTGGTCGACGAAGCAGCCATCGAATATGTCCCCGTCGACGAACAGACCCCGCTCGACGACGACCATGACCACGAGTTGCCGCCGGAGCCGGGCCGACCCGAGGTGATCGTGGACGGCTGGGACCCGGAGGACTGGGCCTTGGACGAGGTGTGGGACGACACCGGCAGTGTGGTGGTCGACGAGCCCATCGACGCTGCTGAAGGCGAAGAACTGGTGTCGACCGACGACTTCGGGACCCGGCGCACCCGCTGA
- a CDS encoding CoA ester lyase, with product MTNWSPPGPAILFCPADRPERYAKAADRADAVIIDLEDAVRPEAREAAREALINNPIDPNITIVRINAAGTGDHYRDLKALAQTAYRVVMLSKSETAEDLSQVGYQVIALIETPAGALAVEQIASAPNCIGLMWGAEDLVAAMGGRSSRFSTGEANTGRYRDVVRQVRGMVRLACAAHGRFAVDSVHIDIADTDGLHAEALDAVNLGYEATACIHPSQVDIVRAAYRPTDDEIRWAEQILGADKDNTGGVFQVGGQMIDSPLLGQAEAIMRRAESH from the coding sequence GTGACCAACTGGAGTCCGCCCGGCCCGGCCATTCTGTTCTGCCCCGCAGATCGTCCCGAGCGGTATGCCAAAGCTGCAGATCGCGCCGACGCGGTCATCATCGACCTCGAGGATGCGGTGCGCCCGGAGGCACGTGAGGCCGCTCGCGAAGCGCTGATCAACAACCCGATCGACCCGAACATCACCATCGTGCGGATCAATGCCGCCGGCACCGGTGACCACTACCGCGACCTCAAGGCCCTCGCGCAGACGGCGTACCGCGTTGTCATGCTGTCCAAGAGTGAGACCGCCGAGGATCTGTCACAGGTCGGGTACCAGGTGATCGCCTTGATCGAGACCCCCGCCGGTGCCCTGGCCGTGGAGCAGATCGCCTCGGCGCCGAACTGCATCGGGCTGATGTGGGGCGCCGAAGACCTCGTCGCCGCCATGGGCGGGCGGTCGAGCCGGTTCAGCACCGGCGAAGCCAACACAGGACGTTATCGAGACGTGGTCAGGCAGGTTCGCGGCATGGTTCGGCTGGCCTGCGCCGCCCACGGGCGCTTCGCCGTCGACTCGGTACACATCGACATCGCCGACACCGACGGTCTACATGCAGAGGCGCTCGACGCAGTGAACCTGGGCTACGAGGCCACCGCGTGTATCCACCCGTCGCAGGTGGATATCGTTCGTGCGGCCTACCGGCCCACTGACGACGAGATCCGTTGGGCGGAACAGATTCTGGGCGCCGACAAAGACAACACCGGCGGGGTCTTCCAGGTCGGCGGGCAGATGATCGATTCACCCCTGTTGGGACAGGCGGAGGCGATCATGCGCCGCGCCGAATCACACTAG